ATCGATGCCGTTGGCATGACGGACATAACTACTATAAATAACtactatttatcttattttataccTACGaattaattgagttgttctatttattatttatatatatactacatatttgttatatgagaaaaagaaaaagtaaataaaaaagatatggTGTATAGTGTACTGCGAGATGTAAGTagaatgatttttaaataaaatattgacgAAGTAGTCAATAGAGTACAAGATGATGTTCAGAATTTATATAGGTAAAATATTCTTAGAATTTCTTTCGTTCTACTGAACGCTGAGAATCTAATGTATAATTCAGATAGAATATTACAACATCAATGATGTTTGATCAGATTGAACATTTTGCCTTATAAACGGCAACTAAAGTACTTTGTATCCTTTAAGGATTATGCAAAGATTCTTATAATACTTTTCTGTCATTGGCATTATGGGATATAtataaacttcttttttttttttttaaagaaaaaaaaaactgcattaTAGTGTATCCATAGTACCTTCTAAAGTACGAtgaatttcttcttttctattaattttatgtGTGATTATTGTGGTAATCTTAAACTCTATATTCTGTAAggtattgaatgattatttattttaatgatcATGATCTGttcttaaaaaagaagaaggcacGGTTGCTTAGAAAACAATGACTAAAGGCTTCTTTGGACATCGACCCCATGCGGGCATGACTATGAAGTAATTTATCATGTTATCTTCCAATATAAAAAAGGTATGGCTCTTTATATGCTATAGAAGAAAAGCAGGAGTAGGAATATTGGTCCGTCTTCATGATGCCATATATTTACGTTGCCCGTACATTACGACATTATAAGTCTTTTCTAAATTTGACTAATTCATGAGGTATAACGTGGCTTTAACGTTTTCTTTTCCTAATCTCACATCTTCTGTACTTGAAAGACTTGGAATATTAATGGCAAGCATGCTTATCAAGGTGGTGCCATTTTTTTGGAGACCTGACATTAACAATTGAACGTAGATTTTGGGGCTTTCTAAATTTGACTAATTCATGAGGTATAACATGGTTTTAACGTTTTCTCTTCCTAATCTCACATCTTCTATACTTGAGAAAGACTTGGAATATTAATGGCAAGCATGCTTATCAAGGTCATGCCATTTTTTGGAGTCCTGACAATAACAATTGAACGTAGATTTTAGGATTTTCTAAATTTGATTAATTCATGAGGTATAACGTAGCTATAACGTTTTCTCTTCCTAATCTCACGTCTTCTATACTTGAGAAAGACTTGGAATATTAATGGCAAGTACGCTTATCAAGGTCGTGCCATTTTTTGGAGTCCTGACAGTAACAATTGAACGTAAATTTTGCGGATTTCTAAATTTGATTAATTCATAAGGTATAACATGGCTTTaacattttttcttcttgatcTCGCGTCTTTTATACTTGAGAAAGACTTGGAATATTAATGGCAAGCACGCTTATCAAGGTCGTGCAATTTTTTGGAGACCTAATAGTAACAATTGAACGtagattttgaaattttctaaatttgatTAATTCATGAGGTATAACGTGGCTTTAACGTTTTCTCTTCCTGATCTCACGTTTTCTATACTTGAGAAAGACTTGAAATATTAATGGCAAACACGCTTATCAAGGTCGTGCCATTTTTTGAAGACCTGACCTTAACAATTGAACGTAGATTTTGGGGTTGGATGCTAAATAGTACAACTCCATATGGATGGAAGTTGGTAAGTCAAGTCTTTGCAGGCAGCAATAATTCTGGTAAGCCAAGTCTTTGCAGGCTGCAATAATTCTTGTAAGTCAAGTCTTTGTACGCTGCAATAATTTCATGTAATTACTTGGAACTTTCTTCGTTAGTTGTATTTAGCATTGAGAATTCAGTAATCTGAGTGTAGGAAGGACAGCTTTGATTAATTATTGATCTTTTGGAGAACATTCTCTAACTAATACCCCTATCTCAATCCTCATATGATGTCTTCAATACCAATTCTACTCTTAATGcttgttttccttctttatgTTGATGCAAATACTCGACAAAACCACTCCACTTTGATACACTTGGATTCTTCACTTTCTCCCAATGTAACTGCAAAACGTAGTTCATGGCTCTCACCTTCTGGCCTTTTTGCATTTGGTTTCTACCCACAAGGTGATGGCTTTGCTGTGGGAATATGGTTGATTAATCAAACTGAAAAGACAATTATCTGGACTGCAAATCGAGATGGCCCACCTGTCTCCTCAAATGTAGTGTTGCAGTTAACTAGAGATCGTGGGCTGTTGCTGCAAACTGAACAAGGCAGTGTAGCTATTTCTGCTGTGGAAGAACCTTCGGCTTCAGCTGCTATGCTTGATTCGGGTAATTTTGTACTCTACAACCAGGATTCTCGTGTTATCTgggaaagttttaaatttcctACTGACACCATATTAGGAGGTCAGAATCTGTCTGCCGAAGATGAATTGGTTTCGAGTGTATCTAAACATAACCAATCGAGCGGTCAATTTTCTCTTCGTATGCAGGAAGACGGAAACCTTGTTGCCTACCCTGTTAACAGTTCGTATGCTCAATATGACTCATATTGGTCCACTGGCACAGACAATTATGGTAGTTCTACACAGCTTACTCTTAGTCATTTAGGCGTGCTGTTCTTACGAAATGATGCTTTGGTCGTCCGTGTTCTGGCAAATAGCTCTTATCCTAACAAGAACAATGGAACTATTATCCATCGTGCAACACTCGATGCAGATGGAATCTTTAGGTTGTATGTACACCGCTTTGAGAGTTTTAATTCTTCAAGCACGTTGGTGAATTGGTCGGCATTGCCTAACCAATGTGAAGTAAATGGCTTCTGTGGACTCAACAGTTACTGCTCAAGCGAGGGCAGCAAAGCTGTCTGTAACTGTTATCCTAGTTTTGTTTTTGTCAACCCAATCAATAAGTTCCAGGGTTGCTACAGGAGTTTCACTAATGATGGTTGCAGACAAGTGAAAGAGCCAGCAATGTTGTATCGAATTGATATTTTAGAGAACATGAGGTGGGGTGATTATCCTTACTCAGTTGTACCAGCAAAGAAGGAAGATTGTGGGAAATTGTGCTTGGAAGATTGTAATTGTGCAGCAATCTTGTACACCAACGATCATTGCACCAAATACAAACTTCCTCTTAGATATGGTAGGGTAAGTGAAAATACATCAGCTACAGCCTTCTTCAAGGTGATCACGAAAAATATCACTACCCCTCCAGTCTCAATTGCCCCAGAAGTTTTGACGGAAAGTAAAAGAGGTCTGGTTTTGACTCTTGCTATATGTTTGGGTTCCATTTCATGCTTGTGTTTCATATTTTCCATCTACAGTTTCTTTAGATACAAGCATCAAGTTTTCAGATATAGAAGGTTGTCAGAAAATGCGAACTTGGGTTTAATTGAAGACTTTACTTTGcgaacattttcttacaatgagcTTGAGAAAGCAACTGATGGCTTCAGGGAAGAATTAATGGGTAGTAGCTCTTTTGGAGCTGTTTATAAAGGTACTCTACCTGGAGGTAACAAAACTATCGCCGTTAAACGATTAGAGAAAGTTGTGGAAGGAGGTCAACAGGAATTTAAAGCTGAAATGACTGCACTTGCACGAACCCATCACAGAAACTTGGTTCGATTGCTTGGTTTTTGCATTGAGGGCTCTAAGAAGCTTCTTGTCTATGATTACATGAGCAATGGTTCACTTGCAGATCTTCTCTTCAAGAGTGGCTTGCGCCCCATCTGGaaagaaagagtaaaaattGCTCTTGATGTGGCGAGAGGGATCCTTTATCTGCATGAAGAGTGTGAAGTCCACATCATCCACTGCAATATAAAGCCCCAGAACATACTTATGGATGATACATGGACCGCAAAGATATCTGATTTTGGGTTGGCAAAGCTTTTACCACGAAATCAATCAAGAACAACTATGAGGGTCGAAGAGACAACTGGTTACAGCTACTTGGCACCTGAATGGCAAAAGAATGCTTTGATATCAGTAAAAGCAGACACATATAGTTTTGGTATTGTGCTTTTGGAGCTTTTATGTTGTAGAAGCAGTATAGAAATAAATGTTCCATCAGCGGATGAGATACTTCTTTCTAGTTGGGTCTATAATTGCTTTATGGCTGGAGAGTTGGACAAGCTTGTTCAAGGTGAAAACGTGGACTTCATGACACTGGAAAGAATGGTGAAAGTGGGGCTATGGTGCATTCAAGAAGATCCAGCTTTGCGTCCTTCAATGAAGAATGTGATCTTGATGTTGGAAGGGACAATGGATATTCCGATCCCTCCAATATTATCTCCAGTTGCTTAATGAATTaatgatcattttattttattttattttattttactgctGATctgatatatattagtattgaATATATTCTTATGTAGACAAACATGGTGCATCTGCATAACTACATGTATTATGAACTCTGGCTTCTATTTTCTTTCCGTTGGTAATTATAGACTGTATATACATTTTGATCTCTTCCACTTTCTGATCTCTTGTCCAATTCGCTTATCTCGTGAATGGATGTTGTTAGAGGCAATGCATTACTGAAATTTGAGTTATATTCATTGTACTGTGGCAGTGTATATTTATACACTCGATAGAAGGAATCATTCAGTTGCAAGAGAATCACATAGGAAAGAATAGAAATATAAAAACGTATTCTAGAATATTCTAAAGCTATTGTAGATGAGAAGGAGCTGTGCTAATACGCCCCCCAAGTCTAGTGGGGTGTCAACAACACTAAGACCCAAGTTCACAAATTTTTCTGAAGCTAATGGCTTGGTAAAGATATTAGCCAATTGATCCTTGGAGCTATAGAAggaaacttttagagtttttTGTAGCAACTTTATCAGGTACAAAGTGGTAATTGATGTCCATATGTTTTGTCTTGGAGTGATAGATTGGATTTGCTGAAAGATTGGTGGCCCCGATGTTGTCACACCATAATATGGGTGGCTGAGACAAGGAGATGCTATCCCAGAAAGATACAAAAACTACCAGTAGAGCATCTGTCATCTAGACAGCTTGCCCAGTTAGCATTTATGTAAGTTTGGAGAGTGAGACTTGAAGTTGATTTAAAGAACAGACCATGATTAAGAGGGGCCTTGAGGTATCGAAGGATCCTCTTAACATCAGATCGGTGAGGTGACATACTTTGTTCACAGCAAAGGCTATGTCAAGCCGAGTTAAAGAGAGGTATTGTAAGCCTTCTACAATACTTCTGAACAAGGTATAATCATCAAATTGAGGAACATCAAATTGAGATAGCTTAAGAGAAGTTATCATGGGAGGAGGCATTGGTTTAGCCGAAAACATATTACATCTAACCAACAGATTcttaatgtattttctttgtGATAAAAATAGAATAGGATCTGAGTAATCGatctcaagcccaagaaaataAGACAACCTACCAAGATCCTTAACAAGAAAAACAGTAGCCAAATCAAAGAGGAGAATTAATAGCATTCCGCTTAGAAGATCTGATGaccatatcatcaacatagatcaattataaaaatacaataatcagtacaattcaagataaacgAGAGATCTAGTTGAGAAGTAGAGAAACTATACCCAATCAACCAGCTGCTGAGTTGTGCAAACCAGACTCATGGGAcctgtttaaggccataaataattattctctagaaatgtatttatattataCTAGCCATGAACATCCACCACCAACCACTACCATATAGAGAGGAGATCAAGGTCATTCGACTGATCtcttgagttgaaaaatgtGCCAATAGATTTAGTGCAAAAGATTAGTCTCATCCCGGATCGCTGATGGGATTAGATTGATCTCTTGCACCGAATCTACAAATTAAGATGAAACAAATAAGCATCAATGATACTatagattaaaaattttaagtatttacTAGCAATTAAGGGAATACATCTCGTAAAGATTTGACATATTTAaaagctttgaaaaaaaaagtttttaagataatctataatattatttttaattaagtatGTTATTTCATTTCTATGCATCGCGCGGGCCCACAACTAGTTACCCATATAAACCCTAAAGCCAAATGATTGAGCTATGCTAGCTATCATCCATTTTTATAAATCTTGTTACTTATCCATTCTTTTGATTTAGAAACCTTTTGATATCTTAACTTCAATTAATTTGAATAAGCCCAATGTCATTACACGCAATATGATTATCAAAGACGAGTGTGATGATAATTAGGGTCCCGAGTTCGGGTATGATCAAGTTGATGATGATTTTCCTCAACTATCACCCAATCCTACAACTAAACTTATGGAGTTCATTCACCATCATCATGAAATTTGAGACATTTTGGCACATCATCAGCTCCAATCAGAATTAATTTAGCATCAATGGAAATTATATTCCCAAAAGTAGAATAACTACAATCCACTATAATTTATGGTGTTATTGGAGGATAATTTATGGTGTTATTGAAGGTGACTAGATATTCCAGCTTGTTTAACTTCCATTTCCTAAGAAATGTTCTCTTGAAGAACATGCCAAGTAAAGTTGTAATATGCTCATTATCTGTAATATTTTAAGtagttgtattattttgtttatcatCTTCTATCAATATACAAAATCATTGTAAAAAACTTTAAGCTTCCAGAATAAATACTACCAAAGTTACAAACTATAACATACAAAGTTTCTCTTAGAGTTGACAGCATGAGAAACAAGGACCATGTAAGTTTGTGAGAGAATGAAATGGttattgtaaaaatttgtgagaCAAAAATTTACCTCTCATGAAAAATGTTGGAGAGGTTGCCATTGATGGACGAGTGAGACAAAGAGAGAGTCGATGGCACTAGGGCACGAAGGACAGTGAACATGGGAGGtgaagcgagagagagagatatggaaaaataattaaaaatggaaAAGGGGATGTACACATAAACATAAAACCTAAGTAGGGAATTAGACGGGATGATGAAATGCAAGTTTTTCTCAAATTGCATCCTAAAATTTGGATAGGAAGCATGTATAGGGAGCCATATGCCAGTGCTCTTAGATGTTAAAGGCTCTCTTGGGATAAAACCAAGATGCCTACTACTACTATATGACCTATATTGTGGTCTTTATTAGCAGTCAGGTGCTAAATTGTACCAGTCTACCAGACAAACACTTCGTTGGACTTGAAATACTTGGAACATCAGGAAAAaggatttataatttatatactcTCTAGGTACATaggtgtagttttttttttttttttaacaagtggagtatacttgatacccatataaaaaaatatgtatttttaccatgaattttactttttttcaaaaaagcatACGAGACTTAGACAccctaaaattataagtaattatagtcaaaaaattaataatatcgcGTCTATTAAGTTATTTAGTTATTACTTAGATCAACGCCAACCTTGGACTTCTTTTTTCCCCCAAAATAGACCGTGTATACTTTCATTCATTATACTTCAGTAATACATTGCATGTCTCTAATTGACAAATAAGCAAAAATGAAATCAAGCCCATCCTCAATCCAAACCAAATTTGGTTCTAGCTTTAAGGTTGCCTTTGCTAACATATGTACCACAACATTCCTATGATCTCTATGTATATTTAACAATCTGGTCTGCTCCTTAGAATAGCCTTTATGTCTCTAATAATGTGTCCCATGTAAGACAAGTCTTCCTCTTCACTATTAACAATTCTTATAATCATTTGGACATCCCCTTCGACAATTAACT
The genomic region above belongs to Carya illinoinensis cultivar Pawnee chromosome 4, C.illinoinensisPawnee_v1, whole genome shotgun sequence and contains:
- the LOC122308176 gene encoding G-type lectin S-receptor-like serine/threonine-protein kinase LECRK1 isoform X2, whose amino-acid sequence is MLVLSSAKGNGDGFAVGIWLINQTEKTIIWTANRDGPPVSSNVVLQLTRDRGLLLQTEQGSVAISAVEEPSASAAMLDSGNFVLYNQDSRVIWESFKFPTDTILGGQNLSAEDELVSSVSKHNQSSGQFSLRMQEDGNLVAYPVNSSYAQYDSYWSTGTDNYGSSTQLTLSHLGVLFLRNDALVVRVLANSSYPNKNNGTIIHRATLDADGIFRLYVHRFESFNSSSTLVNWSALPNQCEVNGFCGLNSYCSSEGSKAVCNCYPSFVFVNPINKFQGCYRSFTNDGCRQVKEPAMLYRIDILENMRWGDYPYSVVPAKKEDCGKLCLEDCNCAAILYTNDHCTKYKLPLRYGRVSENTSATAFFKVITKNITTPPVSIAPEVLTESKRGLVLTLAICLGSISCLCFIFSIYSFFRYKHQVFRYRRLSENANLGLIEDFTLRTFSYNELEKATDGFREELMGSSSFGAVYKGTLPGGNKTIAVKRLEKVVEGGQQEFKAEMTALARTHHRNLVRLLGFCIEGSKKLLVYDYMSNGSLADLLFKSGLRPIWKERVKIALDVARGILYLHEECEVHIIHCNIKPQNILMDDTWTAKISDFGLAKLLPRNQSRTTMRVEETTGYSYLAPEWQKNALISVKADTYSFGIVLLELLCCRSSIEINVPSADEILLSSWVYNCFMAGELDKLVQGENVDFMTLERMVKVGLWCIQEDPALRPSMKNVILMLEGTMDIPIPPILSPVA
- the LOC122308176 gene encoding G-type lectin S-receptor-like serine/threonine-protein kinase LECRK1 isoform X1 — translated: MMSSIPILLLMLVFLLYVDANTRQNHSTLIHLDSSLSPNVTAKRSSWLSPSGLFAFGFYPQGDGFAVGIWLINQTEKTIIWTANRDGPPVSSNVVLQLTRDRGLLLQTEQGSVAISAVEEPSASAAMLDSGNFVLYNQDSRVIWESFKFPTDTILGGQNLSAEDELVSSVSKHNQSSGQFSLRMQEDGNLVAYPVNSSYAQYDSYWSTGTDNYGSSTQLTLSHLGVLFLRNDALVVRVLANSSYPNKNNGTIIHRATLDADGIFRLYVHRFESFNSSSTLVNWSALPNQCEVNGFCGLNSYCSSEGSKAVCNCYPSFVFVNPINKFQGCYRSFTNDGCRQVKEPAMLYRIDILENMRWGDYPYSVVPAKKEDCGKLCLEDCNCAAILYTNDHCTKYKLPLRYGRVSENTSATAFFKVITKNITTPPVSIAPEVLTESKRGLVLTLAICLGSISCLCFIFSIYSFFRYKHQVFRYRRLSENANLGLIEDFTLRTFSYNELEKATDGFREELMGSSSFGAVYKGTLPGGNKTIAVKRLEKVVEGGQQEFKAEMTALARTHHRNLVRLLGFCIEGSKKLLVYDYMSNGSLADLLFKSGLRPIWKERVKIALDVARGILYLHEECEVHIIHCNIKPQNILMDDTWTAKISDFGLAKLLPRNQSRTTMRVEETTGYSYLAPEWQKNALISVKADTYSFGIVLLELLCCRSSIEINVPSADEILLSSWVYNCFMAGELDKLVQGENVDFMTLERMVKVGLWCIQEDPALRPSMKNVILMLEGTMDIPIPPILSPVA
- the LOC122308176 gene encoding G-type lectin S-receptor-like serine/threonine-protein kinase LECRK1 isoform X3 produces the protein MLDSGNFVLYNQDSRVIWESFKFPTDTILGGQNLSAEDELVSSVSKHNQSSGQFSLRMQEDGNLVAYPVNSSYAQYDSYWSTGTDNYGSSTQLTLSHLGVLFLRNDALVVRVLANSSYPNKNNGTIIHRATLDADGIFRLYVHRFESFNSSSTLVNWSALPNQCEVNGFCGLNSYCSSEGSKAVCNCYPSFVFVNPINKFQGCYRSFTNDGCRQVKEPAMLYRIDILENMRWGDYPYSVVPAKKEDCGKLCLEDCNCAAILYTNDHCTKYKLPLRYGRVSENTSATAFFKVITKNITTPPVSIAPEVLTESKRGLVLTLAICLGSISCLCFIFSIYSFFRYKHQVFRYRRLSENANLGLIEDFTLRTFSYNELEKATDGFREELMGSSSFGAVYKGTLPGGNKTIAVKRLEKVVEGGQQEFKAEMTALARTHHRNLVRLLGFCIEGSKKLLVYDYMSNGSLADLLFKSGLRPIWKERVKIALDVARGILYLHEECEVHIIHCNIKPQNILMDDTWTAKISDFGLAKLLPRNQSRTTMRVEETTGYSYLAPEWQKNALISVKADTYSFGIVLLELLCCRSSIEINVPSADEILLSSWVYNCFMAGELDKLVQGENVDFMTLERMVKVGLWCIQEDPALRPSMKNVILMLEGTMDIPIPPILSPVA